From the genome of Spirochaetota bacterium:
AGTTTGTGAAGGTATTATAGATTTTGATATTAGGTATGATGGTAAGGAGTTGTCTTTTATAAGACAGGATGGAAGAAATGTTTCAGTTAGAACAATGAGAGTAGAAGATTTACTGAATCGTTAAAGTTATACTTCTCGTATATGTCTTGTTTGATGTATGAGAGCATTTTATCAATATATTTTAGAGCCATATCTATCTTGGGATTTGAGCCTTGAACATATGCACCTATGTTTATAAGGTCCTGATTCTCTCGGTAAGTTGCCATAAGGTCTCGGAATTTATATGCTTTATCAAGGTGTTGTTTTGAAACTATATCTACCATAAGCCTACTTATGCTTGAGAGAACATCTACTGCTGGGTAGATGCCTGCGGATGCAAGTTGTCTTGATAGAACTATGTGTCCATCAAGTGTTGCTCTGACATGGTCTGAGATTGGTTCATTAACATCATCACCTTCAACTAGGACGGTGTAGAATGCTGTTATGCTTCCAGATTTACCAGGGCCTGCTCTTTCAAGGAGTCTTGGGAGTTTTGTAAAAACGCTAGGTGTGTAGCCTCTTGTGGTTGGGGGTTCTCCTATTGATAGTGATATTTCTCTCTGTGCGAAAGCAAGACGAGTGAGTGAGTCAAGAAGTAGTAGAACGTTGTATCCTTTGTCTCTGAAGAATTCTGCTACTGCTGTTGCAGAGTATGCGACCTTGAGTCTTGCCATCGGGGGTTCATCCGATGTTGCTACTAGTACTACACTTCTTTTTAGTCCCTCTTCTCCAAGAACTTTTTCTAGGAATTCTCTAACTTCTCTACCTCGTTCTCCAACTAATGCTAAAACTACTATATCTGCTGATGTGTTTCTTGCTATCATTCCAAGGAGTGTGCTTTTTCCAATTCCACTACCTGAAAATATCCCGACTCTCTGTCCTTCGCCAACGGTAAGCAAACCATCAATAGCCTTTATTCCAGTCTGTATCGGTTTAGATATTGTTTTCCTCTCAAGTGGGTTAGGGGGGTCATTATCAACACTGTAGTAGTCTTCTATTTTGAATTCTCCTCCAACTAATACCTCTCCATAAGCATTTATAACTCTTCCTTTCATCTCCTCACCGACTGGTATGTATAGTTTCTTACCAGTGTTAAGAACTCTAGCGGAAGCGGATAGCCCTGTTACATCTTCAAGTGGTAGCAAGAATACCTTATCGCCGTCAAACCCAACAACTTCTGCTCTAACTTTGTTATCACCTGTTTCTATCTCGCACAAGTCTCCTATCCTAGAGTAAGGTCCAAGACTTTCAATAACAACTCCCTTAACTTTAACTACTCTACCTTCAGACTTTATGTATTCATCTCTACTAATACTCCTTATATACTTTTCAAAAACACTCATACACAGAAGATTATACAAAATTGGAGGAATAAATTAAAATTACGCAACTCCTATGTCAATAAAGTCTAAAATTTTTTGAGAGATGCTTCATAGAATAGTTTAAGGTTATGGAAGTGGATATTTTTAGTATATCACACCTCTTGCTTCTCTGTTTTCCTTCTCTTTTCTTTCTTTCCTCTTTCTTTTGAAAACTACACCAAAAGGAGATGATATAATGTGAGGAAAGATGATATGCAACATATACAAGAGGATAAGAAAATTGTGAAATACCTTAACAGGTATCTAGAGAACATGTGAAAACAGACTTGTAGTTATTTGCTGGGGCAACGCTTGATAGACACTAAAAGTATTAACTATACCCGAATAACTCTCAAATTTTGGAATTTATTAGTATTGCTCCAATAAAGTCTAAAATTTTTTGAGAGATGATCAATAAATTCCACTTAGATAAGTAGTCAACAATAAAGTCTAAAATTTTTTGAGAGACGATTAATAAAATAGTTTAAGGTTGAGGAAGATAATAGAAGATCAAAAGAGAATATACTCAAAAGGCGATACTCTCCTTTTTAAGTTCCTTTGGTATAACTCCTCAAAGGAGCAGGATAAACGGAACTGTGATGGGTAGGGTGTATATAACCTGATAATTCTCAAATTTTGGAATTTATTGACGGTGTCAGTTCTAAATGGTATTCAGAGATGCTAGTATTTTATATTTTAAATGATTTATGCTACTTGAAGAGACCAAGAGTATAAGTATCAAGGACCTAAAACTTCCATACTTACCTACAACTAAAAAGAAAGTTCTGTATAGACTCAAGTTATACAGTGTTTATGATGTTCTTACTCACTTTCCTATAAGGTATGAGGATAGGACTGAGATCAAGAAGTTTTCAGATGTTATAAAAGAAATTTCTGTTTCTTCTGCCGGTAAGGTTAATGCTACTGTTATTGCCAAAGTTATTGAACATCAATATGCTAGCACAAAGTCAGGACAACTTCTTAAAGTTATCGTAACAGATGGTGAGATAAAAGGAGAACTTGTTTGCTACAATAGGGATTTTCTTTCTAGTGTTCTTACGGTTGGTAAAGAATTTATAATCACAGGTAACTGGGAGTATAGGTATAATAGGCTTCAGTGTGCTACATTTGACTATGTGGAAGTTGATAATGAAGGATACAAGAAAGATGAGTTTGGCGTTGTTTTACCTATCTACTCTAGTACTGAAGGGGTAAGACAAAGAACAATTAGAAAAATAATTCATGCTATTGTGAATGAATTTGTAGATAAGATAGATGATGAACTTCCTGAATATGTTATGAAGACTAGAAATCTACTGCCTTTAGGTAAAGTTATTAGAATACTTCACTCGCCAAAGAAAATCCAACATGTAGAGATTGCTAGGAAAAACTTTGTGTATTACGAGTTTATGAAGATGAACATACTGATTGAGTATAACAGGTCTCAAGAGAAAAAGATAGACAAAGGTAAAAGATATTCTTCATCTAAACTTGCCGAGGAGTTTGTCTCGGAGTTACCGTTTGAATTAACAGAGGCGCAGAAAAGAGTTATGGAAGAGATAAGGAGGGATATGTTTTCTGAAAAGGTTATGCATCGCCTTCTACAAGGTGATGTTGGGTCTGGTAAGACGATAGTAGCATTATATTCGGCTCTAATAGCAGTTGAGAATGGATTTCAAGTTGCGTTTATGGTTCCAACTGAAGTTTTAGCAACACAACACTACCTTAACATCACAAACTTACTAAACAAGTTTGCCAAGAAACACAATATAAATGTTCGTTTGCTTAAGGGTGGGTTGCCGAATCAAAAAAGGAGAATGATAAACTTTGAGATGGAAATGGGAAAGTCAAACATAGTTATTGGAACACATGCTTTGTTTCAAGAGGATGTTTCGTTTAGAAATCTAGGGCTTGTCATTATTGACGAACAGCATAGATTTGGTGTTGAACAAAGGGCAAGTTTGATAAGCAAAGGTAATTATCCTGATACACTCGTTATGACTGCAACTCCTATCCCGAGAACACTAACAATGACACTGTATGGAACACTGGATTTAAGCGTTATAGACGAATTGCCTTACGGTAGAAAGAAAATAATAACGAAATGGTATAGAAAGGATAGTGAGGATACTGTTTACAATCTGGTCAGAGAGGAGTTGAAGAAAGGATTTAAGGCATATTTTATATACCCTATAATTGAGGAAAGTGATGAGCTAGTTGATGTAAAATCTTTGGTGGAGGCTTATGAGTATCTCTCAAAACAAGTCTTTCCTGACTATGGTGTTGGAATACTTCACGGAAGAATGACACCGGAGGAGAAGTATGAAGTTATGCAGGCATTCAGAAATGGAGAGATAAAAGTTCTTGCTTCTACTACTGTTGTTGAAGTTGGCATTGATGTTCCTGATGCTACTGTTATAGTTATAGAACAAGCAGAGAGGTATGGTCTATCACAGTTACACCAACTACGAGGTAGAGTTGGAAGAGGTCCTTATCAGTCGTATTGCTACCTTATAACGAGTGAGAAGATTTCAAAAGATGCTGTTGAAAGAATGAAAGCGATGACAAAGTATGAAGATGGATTTACTATTTCTGAGATAGATCTCAGATTAAGGGGTCCCGGTGAATTACTTGGTTATCAACAGTCTGGACTTACCGAATTTATACTAGCAGACT
Proteins encoded in this window:
- a CDS encoding FliI/YscN family ATPase; this encodes MSVFEKYIRSISRDEYIKSEGRVVKVKGVVIESLGPYSRIGDLCEIETGDNKVRAEVVGFDGDKVFLLPLEDVTGLSASARVLNTGKKLYIPVGEEMKGRVINAYGEVLVGGEFKIEDYYSVDNDPPNPLERKTISKPIQTGIKAIDGLLTVGEGQRVGIFSGSGIGKSTLLGMIARNTSADIVVLALVGERGREVREFLEKVLGEEGLKRSVVLVATSDEPPMARLKVAYSATAVAEFFRDKGYNVLLLLDSLTRLAFAQREISLSIGEPPTTRGYTPSVFTKLPRLLERAGPGKSGSITAFYTVLVEGDDVNEPISDHVRATLDGHIVLSRQLASAGIYPAVDVLSSISRLMVDIVSKQHLDKAYKFRDLMATYRENQDLINIGAYVQGSNPKIDMALKYIDKMLSYIKQDIYEKYNFNDSVNLLLSLF
- the recG gene encoding ATP-dependent DNA helicase RecG, with amino-acid sequence MLLEETKSISIKDLKLPYLPTTKKKVLYRLKLYSVYDVLTHFPIRYEDRTEIKKFSDVIKEISVSSAGKVNATVIAKVIEHQYASTKSGQLLKVIVTDGEIKGELVCYNRDFLSSVLTVGKEFIITGNWEYRYNRLQCATFDYVEVDNEGYKKDEFGVVLPIYSSTEGVRQRTIRKIIHAIVNEFVDKIDDELPEYVMKTRNLLPLGKVIRILHSPKKIQHVEIARKNFVYYEFMKMNILIEYNRSQEKKIDKGKRYSSSKLAEEFVSELPFELTEAQKRVMEEIRRDMFSEKVMHRLLQGDVGSGKTIVALYSALIAVENGFQVAFMVPTEVLATQHYLNITNLLNKFAKKHNINVRLLKGGLPNQKRRMINFEMEMGKSNIVIGTHALFQEDVSFRNLGLVIIDEQHRFGVEQRASLISKGNYPDTLVMTATPIPRTLTMTLYGTLDLSVIDELPYGRKKIITKWYRKDSEDTVYNLVREELKKGFKAYFIYPIIEESDELVDVKSLVEAYEYLSKQVFPDYGVGILHGRMTPEEKYEVMQAFRNGEIKVLASTTVVEVGIDVPDATVIVIEQAERYGLSQLHQLRGRVGRGPYQSYCYLITSEKISKDAVERMKAMTKYEDGFTISEIDLRLRGPGELLGYQQSGLTEFILADLINDEKILLLTREDARNIIQKDIDLAALENHKFRELVNRERKRMFVVKSG